CGCCGAACCAGGCGATGTAGCTCAGCGAGGCGATCAGCAGCAGGTCGATCCGCTGGGCGCCCGCCTCGGCCTCGAGGCGCTCGCGGAGCAGCCAGACCAGTCCCAGCGCGTGGACGAGCGCGAGGTAGATCGCGGGTCTGTAGCCGGGAACGATGTCGAACAGCTGGAAGAGCGTGCCCAACACCGCGGCGAGGACGGCCGTCGCCGCGGCCACCATCGCGGCGCCGTCGACGCCGAACCGGACGGCGATCGTTCGTTTGTCCGCGCTCCGATCGGCGTCGACGTCCGGGACGCCGGCCAGTGTGATCGCGGGAAGCACCGACAGCAGGAAAGGTACCCCTAGCAGCCACGGGAGCGGATCGTGCCACGAACCACCGAGGACGACGAATCCAAGCAGGAGAACGCCGACGCTGTGAGTGATGGCGACGTCGAGCTCACCCAGCGTTCGGTAGGCAAGTTTCGGTGGCGGGAGCGTGTAGCCAAGCGCCAGCACCGTCAACACCCCCATCGTGCCGGCCGTCGCTGCCGTCGAGCCCGCTCCGACGAATAGCGTTGCTCCGCCGAGGACGGCGGCCGCCGTGAGAAAGGCGCCGATCCCGGCCCGTAGCTGCTCGAAGGAGAGCTCGCCGTCGACCAGGACACGTGAGCCGCCGGTGAACGGGCCCGCGAAGGTGTTCTCGCGGTCGGTCTCGTAATCAGCGTACTCGTTGCTCAACACCGTCGCGGCCTCGAGGACGAACAGAAACGCAAGCCCCAGCCAGTAGGCGCCCGTCGCGAACACGTCCGAGCCGGCCGCCGCCAGCGCGCCGACGGTGTAGGCGATCCAGGCCATCGGGTAGAACTGCAGGCGCAGCGCCCGCAGCCAGCTCGTCGCCGTCCGCGTCACCCGTCCCAGCTGCGAGTCGGGACCGGTCTCGAGGCGTCGGCCCAGCTCCCGTGCCTCCTCGAGCCACGCCTCGCGTTGCTCGAGGTCGGAGTCCTCGATCGGCCCCAAGTTCGTCACCCGCGTGGTCCGGACCCCGGCGTACCCCAGGGTCGCGCGCTTGAGCGCGTGGTTTCCGGGTTGGCGGAGGAGCCACCGGTAGATCCGCGGTGGCACGTCCATCGTAACGAGCAACTCGGCGGTCTTGTCGTTGAGCAGCTCCTCTTTGCCGGCGCCCTCGCCCTCCTCGTAAAACGAGAAGGCGAAGCCGGGTCTGAACACCCGGTCGAAAAACCCCTTGAGTCGGGCGGGCATCGTCCCCCACCAGTTCGGGTAGACGAAGACGAGGTGGTCGGCCCACTCGATCTCGCGCTCGGCCGCTTGCAGATCCGGCTCGAGGGGCTGGTCGCTCGGACAGTCGGCGTGGACGTCGGGGTCGAACTCGAGATCGGCGACGGCGAGTTCGCGCACGTCGACGCCGGCCTCGCTGGCGCCGTTCCGGTAGGCCTCGGCTAACGCGGCACAGTAACTGTCCGTCCGCGGATGTCCCAGGATGAGTAGTACGTTCACACCTGTCCCGAGGGTTCGGGCGTCGTCGGTATAGAAGTGCTCGACCGCTACTCGACGAGTTCGATCTCGTCGTCGCCGTTGGGGACCGCACAGAGGAAGGCCCCGTCCTCGTCGCCCTCGTTGCGGTACCAGTGGACGGTTCCTGCGGGGAGCAACAGCGAGTCGCCGGCTTCGACCTCGTGTTCCTCGTCTCCGATGCCGACCGTGTACTCGCCCTCGAGGACGTACTGCTCGTGTTCGACCGCGTTCGTGTGTTCGGGGACTGTGGCACCGGCTTCGAGAACGAATCGACGAATTGCGAAGTTCGGCGCGCCGTCGCTCTCGTCGATCAGGACGCCCTTTTCGAGGCCGTCGGCGGCATCGACGGACTCGTACTCGATCTCGTCGCTGCGACGGAGCAGTGGTTCGGACATACCCACGGGTCGGCGTCGCACGTACAAAATCGTCCGGGTCTCCACGATCGGAATCGGGCGCCGACGCTCGTCCGCGCTCGGCGTCGGGGACGGCGGCGATCGGATCGTGTTGTCACGCCGTGTAACACCCGATAGCTCTAGCCGGGCTGCGTGTGCAGGCCGACGGCTTCTTAGTAACTATCTATAATGATTGATAGCGGTGTGACAGGGCCGATCGAATCCAGAACGAGATATCCCGCGAAAAACCGGAGTGATCCATGAATTCGAAACGTCGAGAGACAGACGGCCGAACGGGAGAGACGAACGACGGAAGGGGGGTGAGCAGACGGCGGTTACTCCAGACTTCCAGCGTACTCGGCGCGAGCGCACTCGCCGGCTGCGCCGAGAGCGAAATCCTCGGCGGTGCGCTCGCAGGATTCGACGATCAGTCGTTCATCGTCGGCTATCAACCGTTTTACACCGAATCCTGGTC
This genomic window from Natronococcus occultus SP4 contains:
- a CDS encoding NAD(P)H-dependent oxidoreductase, translated to MNVLLILGHPRTDSYCAALAEAYRNGASEAGVDVRELAVADLEFDPDVHADCPSDQPLEPDLQAAEREIEWADHLVFVYPNWWGTMPARLKGFFDRVFRPGFAFSFYEEGEGAGKEELLNDKTAELLVTMDVPPRIYRWLLRQPGNHALKRATLGYAGVRTTRVTNLGPIEDSDLEQREAWLEEARELGRRLETGPDSQLGRVTRTATSWLRALRLQFYPMAWIAYTVGALAAAGSDVFATGAYWLGLAFLFVLEAATVLSNEYADYETDRENTFAGPFTGGSRVLVDGELSFEQLRAGIGAFLTAAAVLGGATLFVGAGSTAATAGTMGVLTVLALGYTLPPPKLAYRTLGELDVAITHSVGVLLLGFVVLGGSWHDPLPWLLGVPFLLSVLPAITLAGVPDVDADRSADKRTIAVRFGVDGAAMVAAATAVLAAVLGTLFQLFDIVPGYRPAIYLALVHALGLVWLLRERLEAEAGAQRIDLLLIASLSYIAWFGVVPLVGLL
- a CDS encoding cupin domain-containing protein, which codes for MSEPLLRRSDEIEYESVDAADGLEKGVLIDESDGAPNFAIRRFVLEAGATVPEHTNAVEHEQYVLEGEYTVGIGDEEHEVEAGDSLLLPAGTVHWYRNEGDEDGAFLCAVPNGDDEIELVE